The Sorangiineae bacterium MSr11367 genome window below encodes:
- a CDS encoding carbohydrate ABC transporter permease, which translates to MNPRASYLVRMGLACAAALVWLAPYAWMVTTSFKPLSEVLEHPAGLVPKSPTAAAYREVFSAIPVGHYMLVTLAMAVSIALLQIVLALPAGYALAKLHFAGRRVAFGLVLACLLVPAQVTFVPVFLLFAKAGLVNTMPALVLPFAVSALGTFMVRQALASVPDEIIEAARLDGASEATIIYRILGPVLAPTLVSLFLVSFVFHYNDYFWPLVMTTNDDVRTLPLGVALLREQGTGMRWHIVMAGNVILSLPVMALFAAAQRHLVRGVGGRA; encoded by the coding sequence ATGAACCCGCGGGCCAGTTACCTCGTTCGCATGGGTCTCGCGTGCGCGGCGGCCTTGGTTTGGCTCGCACCCTATGCCTGGATGGTCACGACCTCGTTCAAGCCGCTGTCCGAAGTCCTTGAGCACCCCGCGGGGCTCGTGCCCAAGAGCCCCACCGCCGCCGCCTACCGCGAAGTATTCAGTGCGATCCCGGTCGGGCACTACATGCTCGTGACCTTGGCCATGGCGGTCTCCATCGCCTTGCTGCAGATCGTCCTCGCGCTCCCGGCCGGCTACGCCCTCGCGAAGCTCCACTTCGCGGGGCGGCGCGTGGCCTTCGGCCTCGTTCTCGCGTGCCTCCTGGTGCCCGCGCAGGTCACGTTCGTGCCGGTATTTCTCTTGTTCGCGAAGGCGGGCCTCGTCAATACGATGCCGGCCCTGGTGCTGCCCTTTGCGGTGAGCGCGCTTGGAACCTTCATGGTGCGGCAAGCCCTCGCATCCGTACCCGACGAGATCATCGAAGCGGCCCGTCTCGACGGCGCATCCGAAGCGACCATCATTTATCGCATTCTCGGTCCCGTCCTTGCGCCCACCTTGGTCTCGCTCTTTCTGGTGAGCTTCGTCTTCCATTACAACGATTACTTTTGGCCGCTGGTCATGACCACCAACGACGACGTTCGCACCTTGCCGCTCGGTGTCGCTCTCTTGCGGGAGCAGGGCACGGGCATGCGATGGCACATCGTCATGGCGGGCAATGTCATCTTGTCCTTGCCCGTGATGGCCCTTTTCGCAGCGGCCCAGCGCCACCTGGTGCGCGGCGTCGGCGGCCGCGCGTAA
- a CDS encoding FAD-binding protein, whose protein sequence is MKSESRRRFLSASAGVTAGLFGWAPRFRIPVASAGSTLPAPPGFPPAISLYQQAYQNWSGQIFVDGVWTCAPTDAADVVTVANWAYQNGYRLRAKGMAHNWSPLLLPNRADVSKTLLVDTTAHLTHVRVDTAGAGKTVTVGAGTTMDRLLEQLEARGLGFAAIPSAGDLTVGGVLAVGAHGASVRGRGESPVAGQSHGSLSNAILSLTAVVWDDAQKLYVLRTFRRDHPDIRAFLVHLGRTFVTDVTLQVASNARVRCESWYDIPIGTVFAPPASAGPHSLAGLVEQSGRVEVIWFPFTATPWIKVWSLAPDKPSMSREVRSPYNYPFANALDERASNFLEAINAGNAALTPLLMNLFMVLAATGLAFTGARDVWGWSKDVMLYVKPTTLRVGAAGYAVVTSRNNTQRVVWELYEEYRRRIAAYQAKGQFPMAGPLEVRVTGLDHVSEVQMPGAQPPLLSSSRPRPDHPEWDTCIWFDMQSLPAMPHADAFYAEMERWIWANYSGNYATVRPNWPKGWGFTPASGWADRTALTRFIPDSFRAGQSQGDDWDTAVAILDAYDPNRIFANAFLDTLLP, encoded by the coding sequence ATGAAGTCTGAGTCTCGAAGGCGTTTTCTCTCGGCAAGCGCGGGTGTGACCGCGGGCCTCTTCGGATGGGCCCCGCGGTTTCGCATTCCCGTGGCCAGCGCGGGGTCCACGCTTCCGGCGCCCCCGGGCTTTCCGCCAGCCATTTCACTTTATCAGCAAGCCTATCAAAATTGGTCGGGCCAGATCTTCGTCGACGGGGTGTGGACCTGCGCCCCAACGGATGCGGCCGATGTCGTGACCGTCGCCAATTGGGCTTACCAAAACGGGTACCGCCTCCGTGCCAAGGGAATGGCGCACAATTGGTCTCCGCTCCTCCTCCCGAACCGCGCGGACGTGTCGAAGACGCTCCTCGTCGATACGACCGCGCACCTCACGCACGTCCGCGTGGACACGGCCGGTGCGGGCAAGACGGTGACGGTGGGCGCGGGAACCACGATGGACCGATTGCTCGAACAGCTCGAGGCGCGCGGGCTGGGTTTCGCGGCCATCCCGTCGGCCGGTGATCTCACCGTGGGCGGTGTGCTGGCCGTGGGCGCCCACGGCGCGTCGGTTCGTGGGCGCGGCGAGTCTCCCGTCGCGGGCCAGAGCCATGGATCGCTCTCGAATGCGATCCTGTCGCTCACCGCGGTCGTTTGGGACGACGCGCAGAAGCTCTACGTGTTGCGCACCTTCCGGCGCGATCATCCGGACATCCGCGCCTTTCTGGTCCATCTCGGTCGCACCTTCGTCACCGACGTGACGTTGCAGGTGGCGAGCAACGCGCGGGTTCGCTGCGAGAGCTGGTACGATATTCCAATCGGTACCGTGTTTGCGCCGCCGGCGTCGGCGGGGCCGCATTCGCTTGCGGGGCTGGTGGAGCAGTCGGGTCGGGTCGAGGTCATCTGGTTTCCGTTCACCGCCACTCCCTGGATCAAGGTCTGGTCGCTGGCGCCGGACAAGCCCTCGATGTCGCGCGAAGTGCGGTCGCCGTACAATTACCCCTTTGCCAATGCGCTCGATGAACGAGCATCGAATTTTCTCGAGGCGATCAACGCGGGCAATGCCGCGCTCACGCCGCTCCTCATGAATCTCTTCATGGTGCTGGCCGCGACCGGATTGGCCTTTACTGGTGCGCGGGACGTCTGGGGATGGTCGAAGGACGTGATGCTCTACGTCAAGCCGACCACGTTGCGGGTCGGTGCCGCCGGATATGCCGTTGTCACGTCACGAAACAATACGCAGCGGGTCGTTTGGGAGTTGTACGAGGAATACCGACGGCGGATTGCTGCTTATCAAGCAAAGGGCCAATTTCCCATGGCCGGCCCACTCGAAGTCCGCGTGACGGGGCTCGACCACGTATCCGAAGTTCAAATGCCCGGGGCGCAACCGCCCCTTTTGTCGAGCAGCCGCCCGCGCCCCGATCATCCGGAGTGGGACACGTGCATCTGGTTCGATATGCAGAGCCTCCCGGCCATGCCCCATGCCGACGCGTTCTACGCGGAGATGGAACGATGGATATGGGCGAACTATTCGGGCAACTACGCCACCGTCCGGCCGAATTGGCCCAAAGGATGGGGCTTCACCCCTGCGTCGGGTTGGGCCGATAGGACCGCGCTCACGCGCTTCATCCCCGACTCTTTCCGAGCGGGACAATCCCAGGGGGACGATTGGGACACCGCGGTGGCCATCCTCGACGCCTACGACCCAAATCGGATTTTCGCCAACGCCTTCCTCGATACGCTCCTTCCGTAA
- a CDS encoding protein kinase has protein sequence MGTVYRARDQARDDATVALKVLPSFGNHRHFLLRFSREAYMLSQLQHPGIVAYVDHGVTPDGHPFLAMEWLDGEDLGHRLEHSGLRLSDTLRLFRGVADALSAAHGRGFVHRDVKPENIFLRNGAPDSPILLDFGVARLVASELTAAGIALGTPLYMAPEQARGDRDVGPNADVFALGCVIYQCLTGRTPVPNGHPTVVLASLVFDDYPKLRAVRPALPEALDTLLGRMLSKDPRQRPADGRALLDELKALDALSDVSAPEWHAERNVNITCEDELQLVSMLLVVEERVTNLPTQEEVLKGTSRRLQRRALGDALRGRFDAHVEILLDGSMVVAIAQSPRRTASDQVAQAARCAIFLREHLPLHRMVIATGRSIVVENHLLTGEVLDRADTLLGDVERIGAYANDTSHAIWLDSMSAHLLDAQFHVTKRPYAGCYVLESELGIDEARLLLGKPAACVGRDRELTELQLLLDECCEDSVARLAVVTAPSGMGKSCLRREFVRRVQRSHRADVWIGRADPTCGGPPYALLADALRRLVDARDGDDLEAQQHKLGQRVRHHVPAREAQWVTELLGELCGIAFPSERSPQLRQARMDPRKMVAQTTSSFISYLRAESSAHPVLLVLEDVQWADGPTLRLIDAALRDCHDKPVMVLALARPDVHDVFPRLWTQRKRQDFHLDGLSKRASAQLVTLVLGADAAPELVTRIVEHAAGNALFLEELIRYVAHAPSDGMPDTVLAILQARLQNLEPALRRVLRAASVYGGTFWRSGIVALLGERASAPNVDECLEELGHRDLIVKCVTSRLRGDTEYAFRHALVREAAHSLLTDEALKARHRAAAEFLQARGENDLRVLAEHYALGGEVERAASLYARAAAQSPSGG, from the coding sequence ATGGGCACCGTGTACCGCGCCCGCGATCAGGCGCGCGATGATGCGACGGTCGCGCTCAAAGTGCTCCCGTCCTTTGGCAACCATCGGCATTTTCTGCTGCGATTTTCCCGCGAGGCGTACATGCTCTCGCAGCTGCAGCACCCGGGCATCGTGGCCTACGTCGATCACGGCGTCACACCGGACGGGCACCCCTTCCTCGCCATGGAGTGGCTCGATGGCGAAGACCTTGGCCATCGCCTCGAACACTCCGGCCTCCGGCTGAGCGATACCCTCCGGCTCTTTCGCGGGGTGGCGGACGCGCTCTCTGCGGCGCACGGCCGCGGATTCGTTCATCGGGACGTCAAACCGGAGAACATCTTCCTTCGCAACGGCGCGCCGGATTCACCCATCTTGCTCGACTTCGGTGTCGCGCGGCTGGTGGCGTCCGAATTGACCGCCGCGGGCATTGCGCTCGGCACGCCGCTTTACATGGCCCCCGAGCAAGCGCGGGGCGACCGGGATGTCGGGCCCAACGCCGACGTGTTCGCGCTGGGGTGCGTGATTTACCAATGCCTGACGGGGCGAACTCCGGTTCCGAATGGCCACCCCACCGTCGTGTTGGCCAGCCTGGTGTTCGACGATTATCCGAAGCTCCGAGCGGTTCGGCCGGCCTTGCCCGAAGCCTTGGACACGTTGCTCGGGCGCATGCTCTCCAAGGATCCGCGGCAGCGGCCTGCGGATGGGCGCGCGCTGCTCGACGAGTTGAAGGCGCTGGATGCGCTGTCGGACGTATCGGCGCCGGAATGGCATGCCGAGCGCAACGTGAACATCACGTGCGAGGACGAACTGCAGCTGGTCAGCATGCTCTTGGTGGTCGAGGAGCGGGTGACGAACCTGCCCACGCAAGAGGAAGTGCTCAAAGGCACGAGCCGCCGATTGCAGCGGCGGGCCCTGGGCGACGCGCTCCGGGGTCGCTTCGATGCCCACGTCGAGATTTTGCTCGACGGCTCGATGGTGGTCGCCATCGCCCAAAGCCCGCGCCGAACGGCGAGCGATCAGGTCGCGCAGGCCGCGCGGTGCGCGATCTTTCTGCGCGAGCACCTCCCCTTGCACCGCATGGTGATTGCCACCGGCCGAAGCATCGTCGTCGAGAATCACTTGCTCACCGGCGAGGTGTTGGACCGCGCGGACACGCTGCTCGGTGACGTCGAGCGGATCGGGGCGTACGCGAACGACACCTCGCACGCCATTTGGCTCGACAGCATGAGCGCGCACCTGCTCGACGCGCAATTTCACGTGACGAAACGACCGTACGCGGGGTGTTACGTCTTGGAGTCCGAGCTGGGCATCGACGAAGCACGTCTTCTTCTCGGCAAGCCCGCGGCCTGTGTGGGCCGAGACCGCGAGCTCACCGAGTTGCAGTTGCTCCTCGACGAATGCTGCGAAGATTCGGTCGCGCGGCTCGCCGTCGTCACGGCGCCATCGGGCATGGGGAAATCCTGCCTGCGGCGTGAATTCGTGCGGCGCGTGCAACGAAGCCACCGGGCCGACGTGTGGATCGGGCGGGCCGATCCGACCTGTGGTGGCCCACCCTATGCGCTGCTTGCCGATGCCCTGCGCCGCCTCGTCGACGCGCGGGATGGAGACGACCTCGAGGCGCAGCAGCACAAACTCGGTCAACGTGTGCGGCACCATGTGCCCGCGCGCGAAGCCCAATGGGTCACCGAGCTGCTCGGCGAGCTATGCGGAATCGCCTTCCCTTCCGAGAGAAGCCCGCAGCTCCGGCAGGCGCGCATGGATCCGCGCAAGATGGTTGCGCAGACAACGAGCAGCTTCATCTCGTACCTGCGCGCCGAATCCAGCGCCCATCCGGTGCTCTTGGTCCTGGAAGACGTTCAATGGGCCGACGGCCCCACCTTGCGCCTCATCGACGCTGCCTTGCGCGACTGCCACGACAAGCCCGTGATGGTTCTCGCGCTGGCCAGGCCGGACGTCCATGACGTGTTTCCCAGGCTCTGGACCCAGCGCAAACGGCAGGACTTCCACCTCGACGGATTGTCCAAGCGGGCGAGCGCGCAGCTCGTCACCCTGGTTCTCGGGGCCGATGCGGCGCCGGAGCTCGTGACCCGAATCGTCGAACACGCCGCGGGCAATGCGCTCTTCCTGGAGGAATTGATCCGCTACGTCGCCCACGCCCCATCCGATGGCATGCCGGACACCGTGCTCGCGATCCTCCAGGCGAGGCTGCAAAACCTCGAACCCGCGCTGCGACGGGTGCTTCGCGCCGCGAGCGTCTACGGCGGCACGTTCTGGCGCAGCGGCATCGTCGCCCTGTTGGGCGAGCGCGCCTCGGCGCCCAACGTCGACGAATGCCTGGAGGAACTCGGCCATCGCGACCTCATCGTCAAATGCGTCACGAGCCGCCTGCGCGGCGATACCGAATACGCCTTCCGCCACGCGCTGGTGCGCGAGGCTGCGCACAGCCTGCTCACCGACGAAGCCTTGAAAGCGCGACACCGCGCAGCAGCGGAGTTCCTCCAAGCGCGAGGAGAAAACGATTTACGCGTACTGGCGGAGCATTATGCCCTCGGCGGGGAAGTCGAACGAGCGGCGAGTCTCTACGCGCGCGCAGCCGCGCAATCGCCGTCCGGGGGATAG
- a CDS encoding protein kinase: MSHPEFAPKMVFADRFTVESVAGRGAMGVVYRARDERRDGAKVALKVLRTPGQRQPFRERFSREAYMLSELRHPGIVAYIDHGVTPEGDPFLAMEWLEGEDLGQRLDHGGLTLVETVHLFRAAADALSAAHRRGFVHRDLKPENIFLRDGRPEVPILLDFGVGRLPASDLTAAGVAVGTPLYMAPEQARGDQDIGPSADVFALGCVMYKCLIGRTPFPDEGHPTVVLARILRGDVPQLRTLRPSMPETLDHLLQRMLAKEPARRPKDAHALLEELNALGSFSDEPAPEKITQVAIPLSIEQQLVSVILVVQEELLQELQELPEDTARRLLRMRRQGLASALRGRFDACVEVMRDGSMIVTLAQTERMTATDQAAQAARCALFLRENLASPEASSLGGGERIAITTGRGIVSEEHLPNGEVFDRANGLLHRSTTKALTSRDSSPGILVDDMTAHLLDSRFQLRHTDSGVFVLDSELDIDEARPLLGKPTPCVGRERELTALQLLLDDCCEESVARLAVVIAAPGIGKSRLRHEFLRRVHHNNVHGVDVWFGRGDPTRAGAPYDLLTNALRRLIDVREGEDLAEQQRKLGERVRRHVPPDEAAFVTEFLGELCGIPFASETSPKLMLARADPRAMVSQILGAFVAFVRAECDAHPVLIVLEDLHWSDALTVRVIDASLRDCHDKRVMVLALARPEVKELYPKLWTERKRRDFVLDGLSKRASEQLVRRTLEADVAPETVARIVEQAAGNALFLEELIRFVSEGPSDSMPDTVLAMLQARLQRLEPEVRRVLRAASVYGATFWRGGVLALLGESVSMASLDERLEELVHRELITQNSTTRLLSDIEYAFRHALVREAAHGLLTDEDREAGHRAAAAFLQSMGERDPSVLAEHHALGHEMEQAATLYARAARKAADFANLREATQLAERGIACGATGELLATLHNAQGRALLFECDFAKAYACVSEALPLLRRGSDDWCYAVGTMLGAAPTQGRYDDVILWGDTLRTTDPELAALGVYFEALCVLVAMMTWMGHPAEVQTYLARIDEMSAMTDNVFARAVSDYTRAHASWYLSRDPWSVSTAAARAETTFAPIGYRRLLSHTRAYGGASLAHMGSLDAGEEMLRSARADALVDGDRITTGIATTELAMALVDREDEGARDEAEQLLRSYVCDDQAGDEGLRGQGHSVLAQILLERGDFEAAERQARRALSLMTLFIVVRPYADAALVTILLRSGRLAEARAHADVALAHLDQLGGGGFAEVRLRFAAFEAYAASGDDAGANQLLQGAVEQVRIRADAIADPTVRMGYLTKNATSRRVLEEASKRLES; the protein is encoded by the coding sequence ATGAGCCATCCGGAATTCGCTCCGAAAATGGTCTTCGCGGATCGGTTCACGGTTGAGAGCGTGGCCGGCCGAGGAGCCATGGGCGTGGTCTACCGCGCGCGTGATGAACGGCGCGACGGTGCAAAGGTCGCGCTCAAAGTGCTTCGCACGCCGGGGCAGCGTCAGCCATTTCGGGAGCGATTTTCACGCGAGGCGTACATGCTGTCGGAGCTCCGGCATCCGGGCATCGTCGCGTACATCGATCACGGCGTGACCCCCGAAGGCGATCCCTTCCTCGCGATGGAGTGGCTCGAAGGGGAAGACCTCGGACAACGCCTCGACCACGGCGGTCTCACGTTGGTCGAGACCGTGCATCTGTTCCGTGCCGCGGCGGATGCCCTTTCCGCCGCGCACCGGCGCGGGTTCGTGCACCGCGACCTCAAACCCGAAAACATCTTTCTCCGCGATGGGCGTCCCGAGGTCCCCATCCTGCTCGACTTTGGGGTGGGGCGGCTTCCGGCGTCGGACCTGACGGCGGCGGGCGTCGCCGTGGGGACGCCGCTGTACATGGCCCCCGAGCAGGCGCGCGGCGATCAAGACATCGGGCCCAGCGCCGATGTCTTCGCGCTGGGGTGCGTGATGTACAAGTGCCTCATCGGGCGAACGCCCTTTCCCGACGAAGGGCACCCCACCGTCGTGCTGGCGCGCATCCTGCGCGGCGATGTTCCGCAACTGCGCACCCTCCGGCCGAGCATGCCGGAGACGCTGGACCACCTCCTCCAGCGAATGCTCGCCAAGGAGCCCGCGCGGCGCCCCAAGGATGCCCATGCACTCCTCGAGGAGCTGAACGCACTGGGATCGTTTTCAGATGAACCGGCGCCCGAGAAAATCACCCAGGTCGCCATCCCGCTTTCCATCGAGCAGCAGCTGGTCAGCGTCATCTTGGTGGTCCAGGAGGAGCTGCTGCAAGAACTGCAAGAGCTCCCAGAGGACACGGCCCGACGGCTCTTGAGGATGCGGCGTCAGGGCCTTGCCTCCGCGCTCCGAGGTCGCTTCGACGCGTGCGTCGAGGTCATGCGCGACGGGTCGATGATCGTGACCTTGGCGCAAACCGAGCGCATGACCGCGACCGATCAGGCCGCGCAGGCTGCGCGATGCGCCCTCTTTCTCCGCGAGAACCTCGCTTCGCCCGAGGCGTCGTCGCTGGGCGGCGGCGAGCGCATCGCGATCACCACGGGCCGGGGCATCGTTTCGGAAGAGCACCTCCCGAACGGGGAGGTCTTCGATCGCGCCAACGGGCTGCTCCATCGCTCGACGACGAAGGCGCTGACCTCCCGCGACAGCTCGCCCGGCATTCTGGTCGACGACATGACCGCGCACCTGCTGGATTCGCGCTTTCAATTGAGGCACACGGACTCCGGCGTCTTCGTCTTGGACTCCGAGCTCGACATCGACGAGGCGCGCCCGCTGCTCGGCAAGCCGACCCCGTGCGTCGGCCGCGAGCGCGAATTGACGGCGCTGCAGCTGCTTCTCGATGACTGCTGCGAGGAATCCGTGGCGCGCCTCGCCGTGGTGATCGCCGCCCCCGGGATCGGCAAATCGCGCTTGCGCCACGAGTTCCTGCGCCGCGTTCACCACAACAACGTGCACGGGGTCGACGTCTGGTTCGGCCGCGGCGATCCGACGCGCGCGGGAGCGCCCTACGACCTGCTCACCAATGCCTTGCGACGCCTCATCGACGTGCGCGAGGGCGAGGATCTCGCGGAGCAGCAACGCAAACTCGGTGAGCGCGTGCGACGGCATGTGCCACCCGACGAAGCGGCGTTCGTGACGGAATTTCTAGGCGAGCTTTGCGGTATTCCCTTCGCCTCGGAAACGAGCCCGAAGCTCATGCTCGCACGCGCCGATCCGCGCGCGATGGTGTCGCAGATCCTGGGCGCCTTCGTGGCGTTCGTGCGCGCGGAATGCGATGCCCATCCGGTGCTGATCGTCCTCGAAGATCTGCATTGGAGCGACGCGCTCACCGTGCGCGTGATCGATGCATCGCTCCGCGACTGCCATGACAAGCGCGTGATGGTTCTGGCGCTGGCCAGACCCGAGGTCAAAGAGCTGTATCCGAAACTCTGGACCGAGCGAAAGCGTCGGGACTTCGTGCTCGATGGGTTGAGCAAGCGCGCCAGCGAACAGCTCGTCCGCCGAACCCTCGAGGCCGACGTCGCCCCGGAGACCGTGGCGAGGATCGTCGAGCAGGCGGCGGGCAACGCGCTCTTTCTCGAGGAGTTGATCCGCTTCGTTTCGGAGGGCCCCTCCGACAGCATGCCGGATACCGTCCTGGCGATGCTCCAGGCGAGGCTGCAGCGCCTCGAGCCCGAAGTGCGACGGGTGCTCCGCGCCGCGAGCGTCTACGGGGCCACGTTCTGGCGCGGCGGCGTTCTCGCCTTGCTCGGCGAGTCGGTTTCGATGGCCAGCCTCGACGAGCGCCTCGAGGAACTGGTCCATCGCGAGCTCATCACCCAGAACAGCACGACCCGGCTGCTGAGCGACATCGAATATGCCTTTCGCCACGCCCTGGTGCGCGAGGCGGCCCACGGCCTGTTGACCGACGAGGACCGTGAGGCAGGGCATCGCGCGGCGGCCGCGTTTCTCCAATCCATGGGCGAACGCGATCCCTCCGTTTTGGCCGAACACCATGCGCTCGGCCACGAGATGGAGCAAGCGGCCACGCTTTACGCGCGCGCGGCCCGGAAGGCGGCCGACTTTGCCAATCTGCGGGAGGCGACCCAGCTCGCGGAGCGAGGCATCGCGTGCGGTGCCACGGGTGAACTCCTGGCCACGCTCCACAATGCCCAGGGACGCGCGCTCCTGTTCGAGTGCGATTTCGCGAAGGCGTACGCCTGCGTCTCCGAAGCGCTCCCGTTGCTGCGCCGGGGGAGCGATGACTGGTGCTACGCCGTGGGAACCATGCTCGGGGCCGCCCCCACCCAAGGCCGCTACGACGACGTGATCCTCTGGGGCGATACCCTTCGGACGACGGATCCCGAACTCGCAGCCCTCGGGGTCTACTTCGAAGCGCTGTGCGTTCTGGTCGCCATGATGACCTGGATGGGGCATCCCGCGGAGGTCCAGACCTACTTGGCCCGCATCGACGAGATGAGCGCCATGACCGACAACGTCTTTGCCCGCGCCGTGTCGGACTACACGCGCGCGCACGCGAGCTGGTACCTTTCCCGCGATCCCTGGTCCGTCTCGACGGCCGCCGCACGTGCCGAAACGACGTTCGCGCCGATCGGCTATCGGCGACTTCTCTCGCATACGCGCGCCTATGGCGGGGCGTCGCTCGCCCATATGGGTAGCCTCGACGCCGGCGAGGAAATGCTCCGAAGTGCACGCGCCGATGCGCTCGTGGACGGCGATCGGATCACCACCGGCATCGCCACCACCGAGCTGGCGATGGCCCTGGTCGACAGGGAAGACGAGGGCGCACGCGATGAGGCCGAGCAGCTGCTTCGAAGCTACGTGTGCGACGACCAGGCGGGCGACGAAGGCCTGCGCGGTCAGGGCCACTCCGTCCTTGCGCAGATCCTCCTCGAACGCGGTGACTTCGAGGCCGCGGAACGACAGGCCCGCCGCGCGCTCTCGCTGATGACCCTCTTCATCGTCGTTCGTCCGTACGCCGATGCGGCACTGGTGACGATCCTGCTGCGCAGCGGCCGACTCGCCGAAGCGCGCGCGCACGCGGACGTGGCGTTGGCCCACCTCGATCAGCTCGGCGGTGGTGGCTTTGCCGAAGTCCGACTCCGCTTCGCGGCGTTCGAAGCGTACGCCGCCTCGGGCGACGACGCCGGGGCCAACCAACTTCTCCAAGGCGCCGTCGAACAGGTGCGGATCCGCGCCGACGCCATCGCCGATCCGACGGTGCGGATGGGCTACCTCACGAAGAACGCCACCAGCCGGCGCGTGCTCGAAGAGGCATCCAAACGCCTCGAATCGTGA
- a CDS encoding serine/threonine protein kinase: MRSWWMHQLGVSVKMAPAQATEAFEPSIGATLNERYELEACIGVGGMGEVWRAKDKSLRRQVAIKFLSGALAQKEETRDRFLVEAQVTAQLNSRHAVHVYDFGVTVDGHPYFVLELLNGETLAKRLERTGKLDAETTVIILQKAARALSRAHALRIVHRDFKPDNIFLTVSEEGDDHGEEVKVVDFGIAKLIGTLEEARSSVTPEDLAVQAGRTLTRTNGLVGTPQYMSPEQIRQQNMGPSVDIWALGVVAFECLTGSTPFSAPNVLGLFANIQLGKSASAHELHPDVPAAFDAWFKRATALEAADRFADPNRAITELAKAILPAPVIERRRPSRAWAALAAVALVTVGVLGVLRMRRHEEAPPSREPSAMPTMTASTTQPAPVAPVAPGPSASAREAALSASAAASTSPAPKASAGAGKGRGRSPRDVPPAEPSATSKATSSAAPPPRPPSPSSSSPFTLPPLGI; encoded by the coding sequence ATGCGCTCATGGTGGATGCACCAACTCGGTGTGTCCGTGAAGATGGCGCCCGCACAAGCAACCGAGGCCTTCGAGCCGAGCATCGGAGCGACCCTCAACGAGCGCTACGAACTCGAGGCGTGCATCGGCGTCGGAGGGATGGGCGAGGTCTGGCGCGCAAAAGACAAATCGCTGCGGCGCCAAGTGGCGATCAAGTTCCTTTCCGGTGCGCTGGCCCAGAAGGAAGAGACGCGCGACCGCTTCCTCGTCGAAGCCCAGGTCACCGCCCAGTTGAACTCGCGGCATGCCGTGCACGTGTACGACTTCGGGGTAACCGTGGATGGGCACCCTTACTTCGTGCTCGAGCTGCTGAACGGCGAAACGTTGGCGAAACGCCTCGAGCGGACTGGCAAGCTCGATGCCGAAACGACCGTCATCATCTTGCAAAAAGCGGCGCGTGCACTTTCCCGCGCCCACGCGTTGCGCATCGTTCACCGCGACTTCAAACCCGACAATATCTTTCTCACGGTGAGCGAGGAAGGCGACGACCACGGCGAAGAGGTCAAGGTCGTGGACTTCGGCATCGCCAAGCTGATTGGCACCCTGGAGGAGGCCCGGTCATCGGTGACCCCGGAAGATCTCGCCGTCCAGGCGGGTCGCACCCTGACGCGCACGAACGGGTTGGTGGGCACGCCGCAATACATGTCGCCCGAGCAGATTCGCCAGCAGAACATGGGACCGTCGGTGGACATTTGGGCGCTCGGGGTGGTGGCCTTCGAGTGCTTGACCGGATCCACGCCCTTCAGCGCGCCGAATGTGCTCGGACTCTTCGCGAACATTCAGCTCGGAAAGTCGGCTTCGGCGCACGAGCTCCATCCGGATGTACCGGCGGCGTTCGATGCGTGGTTCAAGCGGGCTACGGCGCTCGAAGCGGCGGATCGATTTGCGGATCCGAATCGGGCCATCACCGAATTGGCCAAGGCCATTCTCCCGGCGCCGGTGATCGAACGGCGCAGACCGTCACGCGCATGGGCGGCGTTGGCCGCCGTCGCACTCGTGACGGTGGGGGTCCTCGGTGTTCTGCGGATGCGGCGGCACGAGGAAGCGCCGCCTTCCCGCGAGCCATCGGCGATGCCGACGATGACCGCGAGCACGACGCAACCTGCACCCGTGGCGCCCGTGGCGCCGGGGCCTTCGGCTTCGGCGCGCGAGGCCGCACTGTCCGCGTCCGCCGCAGCGTCCACGTCGCCGGCGCCAAAGGCTTCTGCCGGTGCGGGCAAAGGGCGCGGTCGCTCACCGCGCGACGTGCCCCCCGCCGAGCCGTCCGCCACGAGCAAAGCGACCAGCTCGGCCGCACCGCCACCTCGACCTCCTTCGCCGTCGTCTTCGTCTCCTTTCACCCTTCCCCCGCTCGGCATATGA